The genomic stretch CTGCAAGGCAAATCCGGCGTACATAAAGAACTGGCGTTGCTCATTACCGAATTTATCAACCGGGGGATTATTCCATACGTACCCGAACACGGCAGTGTGGGGGCCAGTGGTGATCTGGTACAACTCGCCCATATCGCCCTCACTCTGATTGGAGAAGGAGAAGTCTTTTACCAAGGCAAGAAAAGAGATACGGCCTCTGTGCTGGCGGAAAACGGATTGCAACCTTTTCAAATGCACATCCGCGAAGGGCTTTCAGTGACCAACGGCACTTCAGTCATGACAGGTATAGGTATTGTCAATCTGATTTACGCACGCCAACTTATGCAGTGGGCGGTAGGTGCATCTGTTATGATGAATGAAATAGCCGCCTCATACGATGACTTCATGTCTGAACCGCTGAACGGGGCCAAACAGCATGAAGGACAACAAGAGATAGCCCGCATGATGCGCCAATGGGTAAAAGGCAGCCTGTGTGTACGCAAAAGAGAGAATGAACTTTATAATGGGAAGCACGAAGAGAAGATCTTCACCCATAAAGTGCAGCCCTATTATTCGCTACGTTGCATTCCACAAATTCTAGGGCCGGTTTATGATGAATTACTCAATGCTGAAAAAGTATTGATAAACGAAATAAATTCAGCTTGTGACAACCCGATAGTGGACCCTGACACACAGAATGTATATCATGGTGGTAACTTCCACGGAGATTATGTATCTTTTGAAATGGACAAGTTGAAAATAGCAGTCACCAAACTGACGATGCTTGCCGAACGGCAGATTAATTACCTGTTTCACGACCGCATCAACGGCATTCTCCCCCCCTTTGTCAATATGGGAGTACTGGGATTGAACTATGGCTTGCAAGCATCACAATTTACCGCGACTTCTACCACGGCGGAGTGCCAGACTTTGTCTAATCCGATGTATGTGCATAGCATCCCCAACAACAATGACAACCAGGACATTGTAAGCATGGGTACCAATTCCGCCTTGATGGCAAAAACAGTCATTGAAAATGCTTATCAGGTGATGGCTATCCTGATGATGGGTATTGTACAAACCATTGATTGCCTGGATATAGCCGACCGGATAAGCCCCCGGTCACAACAAGTATATAAAGAAATACGAGCATTTTTCCCTGTTTTCCGGGAAGATACACCTAAATATAAAGAGATAGAAAGCATGATGGTATATCTTAAAAAAGGGAGGTTTCAAGAAAAATGAAATACGCATTAGTAACAGGAGGAAGCCGGGGAATCGGACGAGCCATTTGTCTGAAACTGGCCGAAATGGGATATCATATACTGATAAACTACCAAAGCAACGATACGGAAGCTGAAGCCACCCTGCAACAAATACGGGAACAAGGCTCGGATGGCGAACTGATGAAATTTGACGTGACAGATGCAGCAGCCACACACGCCGCACTGAACGGATGGATAAAACAGCATCCCGATACTTACATTGAGGTACTGGTGAACAATGCCGGTATACGCCGTGACAACTTGATGCTGTGGATGGAACAGGAAGAATGGAGCCGGGTACTGGATATCAGTCTGAACGGTTTCTTTAACGTCACCCAACCCTTGCTGAAGAATATGCTGGTAAAGCGATTCGGACGTATTATCAACATCGTTTCCCTGTCGGGCATCAAAGGGATGCCGGGGCAGACCAACTATTCGGCAGCCAAAGGTGGAATCATAGCCGCTACCAAAGCGTTGGCGCAGGAAGTTGCCAAAAAACACGTGACGGTAAATGCCATAGCACCGGGATTTATCCGTACAGATATGACAGACGGAATTGATGAGAACGAGTGGAAAAAACACATCCCGGCAGGACGCTTCGGCGAGCCCGGGGAAGTAGCCGCACTGGTAGGCTTCCTGGCATCCGGGCAAGCTTCCTACATTACCGGAGAAGTGATTTCCATCAATGGAGGATTATATACGTAAGCAAAAGATGAAAAGAGTAGTTATTACAGGAATGGGCATCTATTCGTGCATAGGCAGGAATCAAGAGGAAGTGAAAGAGTCACTGTTTCAAGGAAAGTCAGGCATCGGAATCGCTCCGGCTCGCAAAGAAATGGGCTATTTCTCGGCGTTAACCGGTCTTGTCGAACGTCCCGATTTGAAGAAATTATTGGACCGCAAGAAACGCCATAGCCTTGCCGAGCAGGGAGAATACGCCTATATGGCTACCCTGGAAGCATTCCGGCAAGCCCGGATAGAAGAAAAGTTCCTGTTGGAGAACGAAGTCGGAATACTGTATGGCAATGACAGTAGTGCTGCTCCGGTTATTCAAGCAATAGATATTATCCGCGAGAAAAAGAATACGGCATTGGTTGGTTCCGGTTCTATTTTCCAGTCCATGAATTCCACCATTACCATGAATCTTTCGGTTATTTTCCATCTAAAAGGAATTAACTTCACTATATCGGGAGCCTGTGCCAGTGGTTCACACGCCATCGGCATGGCTTATCTGCTTATCAAGTCAGGACTTCAGGACTGCATTCTGTGCGGAGGAGCACAGGAAGTGAACCCTTATTCCGTGGGTAGTTTCGACGGGTTGGGAGCCTTCTCCGTCCGAGAAGACGAACCGGAAAAAGCATCCCGTCCATTCGATAAAAACCGTGACGGACTAGTACCTAGCGGCGGAGGCGCCAGTCTGGTGCTGGAAAGTTATGAGTCAGCCGTAAAGCGCGGAGCGACTATCCTGGCAGAAGTCATAGGATACGGCTTTTCATCCAACGGAGATCACATTTCCGTACCGAATGTGGATGGCCCCAGACGCTCTTTGCAGATGGCAGTCAAGGATGCGGGTATTCCTTTGGAAGAGATTGCATACATCAATGCACATGCCACATCCACTCCTGTAGGTGATTTGAACGAGGCAAAGGCCATAGCGGAAGTATTCGGGAGCCATCATCCCTACGTCACATCCACCAAATCACAGACCGGACATGAGATGTGGATGGCAGGAGCCAGTGAAGTCATTTACTCCACTTTGATGATGAACAACGGATTCATCGCACCCAACCTCAATTTTGAGGAGCCCGATGAAGCCTCTGCCCTGCTGAATATCCCTTCCCGAAGGGTAGAAACGGAATTTGACACATTCTTATCCAACTCATTCGGATTCGGAGGAACCAATTCCTCACTGATTATCCGCAAATTCAAAGAAAACAATTAATTTAAACCAATATATAAATTTATGACCAACGAAGAAATCATCGAAAAGATCAGAACCACCCTGGCCGAAGAATTTGAGATTGATGTAGAATTGATTCAGCCGGACGCCCCTTTGATGCAAACCTTGGAATTGGATAGCCTTGATTTGGTAGATATGGTAGTACTGATTGACAAGAATTTCGGTTTCACCGTAACAGCCAAAGACTTTGCCGGTATCAGAACCTTCCAGGATTTCTATAATCTGGTAATTTCGCACATACAAAAAGAAGACTGATGCCCGAAACATGGAAAGGTAAAACAAGAGGAGGCACATTCGGATACATGTTCTTCATCTACATGATTCGCTGTCTGGGTATCACTGCGGCTTACGGCTTTCTGTCATTGGTCGTCCTCTATTTTATACCTTTCGCACCGAAAGCTACCGCCAGTACCTGGCAATACGCACGGAACAGACTGAAATACGGACGTGCCAAAGCCGCCGGAATGTTATTGAAAAATTACTACCGGCTGGGGCAGATATTGATTGACAAAGTAGCCATCGGCAATGGGATGGCAGACAAATATCATTTCGAGTTCGAGAACTATCAGGCATTTTTGAACGTACTGAATGGAAACACCGGCGTAATTATGATAGGCGCCCATGTAGGTAATTGGGAAATAGGTGCTCCTTTCTTCGATGAATACGGCAAAAAAATCAATATTGTCATGTTTGATGCCGAACACGAACGGATAAAAGAGATTCTGGAAAAGAATGCCTCCACACGCGATTATAAAATAATTCCCGTAAATGAAGACAATCTGACCCATGTATTCCGTATTACAGAGGCACTGGAGCGCAAAGAATATGTCTGCTTTCAAGGTGACCGCTATCTGAATAAAGAGAAATTACTCAGCAGTCCGTTCATGGGAAAAGAAGCCGAATTTCCGATGGGTCCTTTCCTGCTGGCTTCCAAAATGAGAGTACCTGTCGTATTCTATTTTGCCATGCGTGAAGCGAAAAAAAACTATCGTTTCCATTTCTTTATTGCCGAGGCGGTAGTACATACCAAAGAGAAGCGGGCCGAACAAGCATTATTGGAGCAATATACACAAACGCTGGAAAAAATCGTCCGGCAGTATCCGGAACAATGGTTCAATTACTACCCGTTCTGGGCATAAATACAAATCTGGATTATGATGCATAAAAGATATACAAAAGAGCAATTGACAGCTGTAGAGGCACAAAGACTGGCGCAAGAGATCGCTTTCGGTCCCGTGGTATTCCAAGTTTCACGTCTGATGTTGAAATTCGGAATATTCCAATTGCTGGCCGACAAACGGAAAGGATACACGCTGCAAGAAATCAGTGTGCAGACCGGACTGACACGCTATGCAGCACAAGTATTACTGGAAGCATCGCTGGCCATCGGAACCATCCTGTTGGAAGAAGACCGCTATGTACTGGCCAAGGCAGGCTGGTTTCTGCTGAATGATAAAATGGCACGTGTCAATATGGAATTCAATCACGATGTGAACTATCAAGGACTTTTCTATCTGGAAGAGGCTCTTTTAAATGGTCAGCCGGAAGGATTGAAAGTATTCGGCGGATGGCCTACCATTTACGAAGGACTTTCCCAACTGCCGGAACAGGTACAGAAAAGCTGGTTTGGCTTTGACCATTTCTACTCGGACAACTCGTTCAGCCAGGCATTAGAAATTGTATTTCTTCACTCACCGAAACGACTGCTCGATATTGGTGGAAACACCGGCAGATGGGCAACCCGATGCGTCCAATATAATCAAGAAGTAGAAGTAACCATTGTGGATTTGCCTCAACAACTGGAAATGATGAGAAAACAAACTGCCGGTGTGCCCGGTGCAGAACGCATCCATGGCCACGGCGCCAATCTGCTGGATCGGACCGTGCCCTTTCCTTCAGGCTTTGACGCCGTATGGATGAGCCAGTTTCTGGACTGCTTTTCGGAAGAGGAAGCAACCAGTATTCTAAGTCGTGTGGCACAGTCCGCCAGCAAAGACAGTAAAGTCTACATCATGGAAACGCTGTGGGACCGGCAGCCATACGAAACGGGCTCTTACTGCCTGACTCAAATCAGCCTTTACTTCACAGCCATGGCCAACGGCAACAGCAAGATGTTCCATTCGGATGACCTGATCCGCTGTATTAAAAATGCCGGACTGGAAGTGGAAGAGATTCATGATAACATAGGACTGGGACACAGTATCCTGCAATGCAGACTGAAATGAACAGAAAAGAAATCATTTGTCGGGGAGACGAACTGTTCCGGCTGATTCCACAACGTCCGCCCATGGTCATGATAGACCGTTTCTATGGGATAGAAGAAAATACATCCTGGTCAGGGCTGACCGTCACCCCCGATAATCTGTTCTGCCGGGACGGCGTATTACAGGAAACAGGAATCATAGAACACATCGCCCAATCAGCAGCGGCACGGGTAGGATATATCTATATGCTGCGAGAAGAGCCTGTACCACTAGGCTTTATCGGCTCTGTAGAAAAAATGAAAATATTCCGTCTTCCTTCTGCCGGAGCAGAATTATATACCGGAATAACCATTGTGCAGGAAATATTCGATATCACACTGATTACCGCCGAGGTGAAAGAAAACGATGAACTTCTGGCCGAATGCCGGATGAAAATATATCTGAAAAAAGAATGAAACGAAAAACAAGTCCACAGCAGGCAGCACTGACAGACCGGACCACCATCAAGGTCCGCTTCAGTGAAATAGATTCCATGCAAATAGTATGGCATGGTGAATATGTGCGTTATTTCGAAGATGGACGTGAAGCTTTCGGAAAGCGATATGGCTTGGACTATATGAGCATCTACCGGGAAGGCTATGTAGTTCCTATCGTAGACCTGAGCTGCCAGTTCAAACAGTCGCTGTCATTCGGTGAGGAAGCCATTGTCGAGACACGGTATATTCATAGTGATGCTGCCAAAATCCTTTTTGAATACACCATCTACCGGGCATCAGACCAAAACATTGTGGCAACAGGAACCACTACACAGGTATTCCTGAATACAAATAGAGAACTGGAATTGGTTAATCCTGCCTTTTACATAGAGTGGAAAAAGAAATGGAACATCATCTGACTACCTATATCACCCATGATACCCTGATCAGCGCGCTGGGTTTCGGCACACAGGAAAATCTGGAAGCCATCCGGAGCTATCACAGCGGTATCACCCTGCAGACGGACAAACGGATTGCGGACACTCCCCTATTGGCAGCTACTATCTCGCAAGAGAGATTGCAACAACAGGCGGAAGCCATAGGAGTAAGTGGCTATCCCCAGATGGAACAACTGTTCATACTGACTATCAACGAACTCATCCGTCAGTCCGGACAAACTTTGGAAGACAAAACCTGCGGACTCATCCTCTCCACCACCAAAGGGAACATCGACTTACTGACCCGTCATACGGAACATCCCGATGAAGCGGTCTTTCTTTGGAAAATGGCAGAAAACATTGCCGGTTATTTCCATGCTGAGGAACGGGTACATGTCATCTCCAACGCCTGCATATCAGGAGTGTCAGCCCTTGTAACAGGAAAACGCATGATAGAGAACGGCATCTACCGCAAAGTAATTGTAGCGGGAGGTGACCTTCTCTCTCATTTCATCACCAGTGGTTTCCTGTCTTTCCGGTCCCTCAGCTCCCGTCCATGCCGTCCGTATGACAGCAACCGTGACGGACTGAACTTGGGAGAGGCTTGCGGAGCCGTATTACTAAGTACGGAAAAGACGCCAAACAGCATCATTCTTTCCGGAGGAGCCATAAGTAATGACGCCAACCATATCTCCGGCCCTTCCCGTACAGGAGACGGGCTCTTTTTCGCTATCCGCCAAGCCATGCAGGAGGCAGGAACAGCCCTCCAAAACATCAGCTTTGTCAATGCCCATGGCACGGCCACCGTATACAATGATGAAATGGAATCCAAAGCCCTCACGCTGGCTCATCTGGAACAAGCTCCCACACATAGCTTAAAACCCTATTTCGGGCATACCTTGGGAGCATCGGGAATCATTGAAAGCATTGTCTGTATGCACGAACTGAAACAAGGCATCCTGTTCGGCACTCCGGGTTACGAAACACCGGGTGTGCCTATGCCTATACCAGTCTATGCGACTCACCAACACATTCCGATGAAACATTGTGTAAAAACCGCTTCGGGATTCGGTGGGTGTAACGCAGCCATTGTCTTGTCTTTACCGGAATATGCTCCGTTCAAGGATGAGGACAACACCTTGCCCGAAATCCGATGTACACGGGAGGTTCGTATTGAAAACAGTTCTGTCTTCATAAACAACGAACTTATTTTTCATTCTGAAGAACCGGATTTCGGCATATTTATACGTGATACCTATAAAAAATTAGGCGGAAACAATATGAAATTCTATAAAATGGATGACCTTTGCAAACTGGGATATGTTGCCGCCGAATACTTACTGAAAGACAAGACATTCGCCCCACTGGAAATGGGAATGTTACTTGCCAACGCCACTTCATCCCTACATACGGATATCAGACACCAGCAACTGATAGACCAGGACGGAGACCGGGCAGCCAGTCCGGCTGTATTTGTTTACACACTACCCAATGTAGTGTCCGGCGAGATTTGCATCCGCCACAAGATACAAGGGGAAAACACCTTTTTCATAACTAAAGCCTATCAGCCGGAGAAACTGGAAAGATACGCACGTATAGTCATGCAAAAAGGGAAACTGAACTATTGTATCATCGGATGGTGTGAATTATTAAAAAACACCTATAAAGCAGTATTTAAACTGATTGAAAAACAATAAAGAATATGGAAGAATTGATTGAGAAATTGAAAGTTGAATTAATAGAAGCATTGAATCTGGAAGAAATCACTCCGGAAGACATTGATAGTGAAGCACCTTTATTCGGAGACGACGGATTGGGTCTTGACTCGATTGACGCATTAGAGATTATCCTGATTCTGGAAAGGAATTATGGCATTAAAATAGAGAATCCTGCCAAAGGAAAGGAAATATTCTATTCGGTGCGTACCCTGGCAGACTACATCACCGCCCATCAGAAATGAGGAAGATCTATGTCACCGGTCTGGGAGTGATTTCGGGCATAGGACAAGGAGTAAAAGAAAATCTGGACTCCTTAAAATCCGGAAAACACGGTATGGGGAAAATCACCCTTTTCCCCACCGTGCTTGACGTACCCGTGTCCGAAGTGAAACAAAGCAATGAAGAATTAAAGCAAATCCTGTTCCTTCCATCCGGCAAAACGTATTCACGTACAGCCCTGCTAGGCTTGTTGGCAGCTCAAGAGGCAGCCCGTGATGCGGAACTCGATTTCGCTTCTCCCCGTATCGGACTCATTTCTTCCACTTCCATCGGAGGAATGGATGCAAGCGAGCGGTTTTATGCCTCTTTCCGGGAGGATAACCGAAAAGGAAGATTACGTGATATTATCTCCCATGACTGTGGAGCCAGTACCGAAATGATAGCCGCTTATTTAGGAGTGAAAGGAATGGTGACCACCCTCAGCACCGCCTGTTCTTCGGCTGCAAATGCCATTATGTTAGGGGCACGCCTGATTCGACACGGTTATCTGGACACCGTCCTCGTAGGTGGAACGGATGCCTTATGCCGTTTCACGCTCAACGGTTTCAATTCATTGATGATACTGGACAAAGAGCACTGCCGTCCTTTCGACCGCACACGTGCCGGATTAAACCTGGGAGAAGGAGCCGGATACCTTGTTCTTCAATCGGAGAAATCCCTTACAAAAGCTCCTTATTGTGAACTCAGCGGTTACGCCAATGCCAACGAAGCCTACCACCAGACAGGAAGCTCCCCCGACGGAAACGGGCCTTTCCTTTCCATGAGTCAGGCCATAGCCTCTGCCGGACTGACAGCCGGAGCCATAGACTATATCAATGTACATGGCACAGGTACTCCCAGTAACGACGCTTCCGAAGGGAAAGCCATCCGGCGTATCTTCGATACCCGTATTCCACCTTTCAGTTCGGTCAAGGCTTTCATCGGTCACACCCTGGGAGCCTCGGAAGGAATAGAAGCCGTATATTCCGTACTCTCCATCCGTCACGGACTGATTTACCCTAATCTGAACTTCCATCTGTCCGATGAAGAAAGCGGTCTCATTCCTGAAACGATTTTCCGGTCGGGGCTTCCCATACGGCATGTATTATCCAACTCCTTCGGATTCGGCGGAAACAACTCATCTCTCGTATTTTCCACTCTAAACAGATAGCGTATGTGCCCAGTATATATCAATCGTATCGCCTCTATTCATGCAGAGAGCAGCAATGAAAAGCCTTATTTCTCCGCACAGGAACCTGATTATAAAGAAATGATCACCAACGCCAATCTGCGGAGGCGCATGAGCCGCATGATCAAGATGGGAGTAGCTTGCGGACTGGAATGTCTGAAAGATATATCGCCGGAAAAGGTAGATGCCATTATCACCGCTACGGGACTGGGTTGTCTGGCTGATACGGAAAAGTTTATGAACGCCTTGATGGATAACCGGGAACAGATGCTCAATCCCACCGCTTTCATTCAGTCCACCTTTAATACGATCGGTGCACAGATAGCTTTGCTACTCAAAATACATGCTTATAATGTGACGTATGTACACCGTGGTTTAAGTTTTGAAAGTGCTCTGACAGATGGCATCATGAGTATTGCCGAAGGCAAACAGCATGTACTGGCAGGTGGTATGGATGAAATAACCCCTACCAGCTACATCATCCAGCAGCGTTTAGGACTGTTGAAAGGAACGACAGCCGGTGAGGGAGCACAATTTTTCCTGTTAAGCGCACAAAAAGAGGAACAGACTTTTGCTGAACTGAAAGGGGTGGACACTTTTATCACCCGGATGAGTGCTCCGGAAATCAGTAACAGGATGCATCATTTTCTAAAATCTCACGAGCTTGCACCCGAAGACATTGACTGGTTTATCAGTGGCAAGAACGGGCAGGAAGCAACAGATGCCGTTTATACAGAGCTGGAACACAGTCTGTTTCCTCATGCCCTGCATAGCAGCTTTAAAGAGCAATGCGGAGAATATCAGACTGCCTCATCCTATGCTCTCTGGATGGCGGCAAAAGCCTTGAAAGAAGAAGCTTCATCCCGTTACGCATTGATTTATAACCAATATCAAGGTATCAATCATTCAATCATCTTAATCAAGCGATGCACATCCTAGTTTCTGTAATCATCATAGTAAGCGTCATGGCCTATTAAAAAGATGCTTTTAAGATACTGAAAACAGGAATAATGCTTAACTTTATCCCTCATAAAATAAAAGTAGTAAAAATAATGAAGAAAATAACTGTTACGAATATTGATATATCCATATCTGTAAGACCTGATAATAATGATTATATCTGCCTGACAGACATGGCACATTTCAAAGACAGAGAACGTACTAACTACATTATACAAAACTGGATGCGTCTACGTAGTACGATTGATTTTCTTGGGTTATGGGAAAAACTAAATAATCCAAATTTTAAAGGCATCGAATTCGATGCTTTTAAAATGGAGAGTGGAACAAACAGTTTCACCCTAACCCCCAAACAATGGATAGAAAAAACTAAAGCAATAGGGATTATATCCAAGCCCGGACGATATGGGGGAACTTTTGCCCATAAAGACATAGCTTTTGAATTCGGGACCTGGCTCAGCCCTGAATTTAAACTATATCTCATCAAAGAATACCAAAGACTTAAAGAAGCAGAATCACACCCTTTATTAAGTGAATGGAACGTAAAAAGAATACTTAGTAAAGTAAATTATTCCATACATACGGATGCAATCAAAGACTTTATTATACCTAAAGTAGAAGATTTCAATCAAAAACTTGTTTATGCCGATGAAGCTGATTTGTTAAATCTCGCATTATGGGGATGTACCGCAAGACAATGGCGTGAAGCAAATCCACAATACGCAGATAAGAATATCAATATCAGAGATGTAGCAAGCATAAATGAATTAGTCGTATTATCGAATATGGAATCCTTCAATGCAGAGTTAATCAAGCGTAAGGTAGACAAGTCTAAAAGGTTTACTCATCTTCGGCAGATGGCCAAAGAGCAATTAGCACACTTGAATACGATTGATACCGAAAAGAAGTTCAGAATACTGACGGATAATGACAAGCAATTAGAATAATCTCTACAAGATCATTTATTAAAGTATCATTCAATCATCTTAATCAAGCGATGCACATCCTAGTTTCTGTAATCATCATAGTAAGCGTCATGGTCTTTTTCTTTTACGCTTCTTACAGCATCCGTGCCTGTATTTATATGCGTGTCTTCTGTTGCAAGAAAACCGAAGAGAAAATCATAGCCATCACTTTTGATGACGGGCCCGATCCGATACAGACTCCCAAAGTGCTGAAAGTGTTAAGAGAAAAACACATACCAGCCTGCTTTTTTTGCATCGGAAACAAGATAAAAGGCAATGAAGAACTGCTCCGGCAAATCATAAAAGAAGGACATCATATCGGGAATCATTCCTTCTCCCATTCCGGCTATTTCCCTCTCTATACCTTCAAACGGATGTGCCATGATTTAATTACCTGCCAGCAAGAATTGGAAAAAGTAACCGGGCAACCGGTCCAATGGTTCCGGCCGC from Phocaeicola dorei encodes the following:
- a CDS encoding beta-ketoacyl synthase chain length factor — encoded protein: MCPVYINRIASIHAESSNEKPYFSAQEPDYKEMITNANLRRRMSRMIKMGVACGLECLKDISPEKVDAIITATGLGCLADTEKFMNALMDNREQMLNPTAFIQSTFNTIGAQIALLLKIHAYNVTYVHRGLSFESALTDGIMSIAEGKQHVLAGGMDEITPTSYIIQQRLGLLKGTTAGEGAQFFLLSAQKEEQTFAELKGVDTFITRMSAPEISNRMHHFLKSHELAPEDIDWFISGKNGQEATDAVYTELEHSLFPHALHSSFKEQCGEYQTASSYALWMAAKALKEEASSRYALIYNQYQGINHSIILIKRCTS
- a CDS encoding polysaccharide deacetylase family protein — translated: MHILVSVIIIVSVMVFFFYASYSIRACIYMRVFCCKKTEEKIIAITFDDGPDPIQTPKVLKVLREKHIPACFFCIGNKIKGNEELLRQIIKEGHHIGNHSFSHSGYFPLYTFKRMCHDLITCQQELEKVTGQPVQWFRPPFGVTNPTLAQAVRRLGYFPIGWNIRTLDTQQPTPEKIIKRIKKRLVPGSILLLHDRMPDSDRLLVQVLDFIEKEGYTVVTLDRLIKDMTK
- a CDS encoding KilA-N domain-containing protein, yielding MKKITVTNIDISISVRPDNNDYICLTDMAHFKDRERTNYIIQNWMRLRSTIDFLGLWEKLNNPNFKGIEFDAFKMESGTNSFTLTPKQWIEKTKAIGIISKPGRYGGTFAHKDIAFEFGTWLSPEFKLYLIKEYQRLKEAESHPLLSEWNVKRILSKVNYSIHTDAIKDFIIPKVEDFNQKLVYADEADLLNLALWGCTARQWREANPQYADKNINIRDVASINELVVLSNMESFNAELIKRKVDKSKRFTHLRQMAKEQLAHLNTIDTEKKFRILTDNDKQLE